In a genomic window of Trachemys scripta elegans isolate TJP31775 chromosome 12, CAS_Tse_1.0, whole genome shotgun sequence:
- the LOC117886203 gene encoding olfactory receptor 4N2-like, whose protein sequence is MERGNSTGVTEFVLLGLSQTREIQLFLFVLFLVFYSMILPANILIILTIQGDPHLGSPMYFFLANLAFLDICYCSVTPPKMLADFFSHHKNISYGGCMAQIFFIHFLGGAEVFLLMGMAFDRYVAICHPLRYASMMSREVCCALVGAAWAGGFTHSILQVALIIWLPFCGPNELDNFFCDITQVIKLACTDVYMLEFFMFFNSGLATLMCFLLLLISYGALLVRLRAGDPSKEMSKAASTCITHIIIVFIMFGPAIYIYCRPFRSFPLDKVVAVFHTVVFPLMNPMIYTLRNKEIISAMKRLLSRHGLWSGK, encoded by the coding sequence ATGGAGCGTGGAAACAGCACAGGGGTGACGGAGTTTGTGCTGCTGGGGCTATCCCAGACCCGGGAGATCCAGCTCTTCCTCTTTGTCTTGTTCCTCGTCTTCTACTCCATGATCCTCCCAGCCAACATCCTCATCATCCTCACCATCCAGGGTGACCCTCACCTGGGTtcccccatgtatttcttcctggcCAACCTGGCCTTTCTGGACATCTGCTACTGCTCTGTCACCCCCCCAAAGATGCTGGCTGACTTCTTCTCCCATCACAAGAACATCTCCTATGGGGGCTGCATGGCCCAGATCTTCTTCATCCACTTCCTAGGAGGGGCGGAAGTTTTCCTGCTCATGGGCATGGCCTTTGATAGGTACGTGGCCATCTGCCATCCCCTGCGCTATGCCAGCATGATGAGCAGGGAGGTCTGCTGTGCCCTGGTTGGGGCTGCTTGGGCCGGAGGCTTCACGCACTCTATCCTGCAGGTGGCGCTGATTATCTGGCTGCCGTTCTGTGGCCCCAACGAGCTGGACaatttcttctgtgacatcaCCCAGGTGATCAAGCTGGCCTGCACTGACGTCTACATGCTGGAGTTCTTCATGTTCTTCAACAGTGGCCTGGCCACTTTGATGTGCTTCCTCCTCTTGCTCATCTCCTATGGGGCCCTGCTGGTCCGGCTGCGTGCGGGTGACCCCTCAAAGGAGATGAGCAAAGCGGCCTCTACCTGCATCACCCACATCATCATCGTCTTCATCATGTTTGGCCCAGCCATCTACATCTACTGCCGGCCCTTCCGAAGCTTCCCCCTGGACAAAGTGGTGGCCGTGTTCCACACTGTTGTCTTCCCGCTCATGAACCCCATGATCTATACACTCAGGAACAAGGAGATCATCAGTGCAATGAAGAGGTTGCTGAGTAGACATGGGCTCTGGAGCGGGAAATAG